A genomic window from Anopheles ziemanni chromosome X, idAnoZiCoDA_A2_x.2, whole genome shotgun sequence includes:
- the LOC131290920 gene encoding protein stoned-B, whose protein sequence is MANPFLMNDDPMSGNEPTPNPFLFDDDEGAAEKQDNPFLPQAGNPFADFDAAGSEDVPMMIAPAAVSTVNFFGEESGNNTAEGSYPELFASGHAMTGAAVPVNPAESTTANGNTNFFHTTINEEDDLILPKPTHLHLGANTTAALMDDTSLGDSDLLKKTEKPHKPPPPRPIPPSQATQQLINSLADQLDQTSTNLLQKIPVTRTPSPVSMRDLHSPSPTPFDYGDLMDSNVAPSDVGELSADNPFASVEPAAVPPNMDAPFASSKPEMPKPPRPRPPPPRPVPPRSSLASSPISNSTGPIPAAEPVIPQTATQPQEADLFDLFGSGTTTKKATPPKPPAPKTKEDILSLFAQPAQPTTAATSLQSKKPDLLSDDLDDFLGGMPSGGTGPESAFVPNLAKNMATVVNQPMDSAAPTAQPPASIVQTQMDAPEPLASEEHALTMDSLSETSNKGGALLDNFMEPSPEIVFEVASASDPIEGGKSEVSSEYSPTGSNITSGNMPSSVSGSIVNIPTHDHSSLPDSEMRNITMIEEGVDIPIETSDSSYHEHNQPEAAQSMLFEDQLSTTFQNADAIEPPMAIANGISQVNPFAEPEEINLVYDTQSTTEPVDKGLEYANKLFGATNMVNNNHPQIEMNTTEASEPDAFDSFAVKFEGKQAGRMGQVASDDRSNNILLEMDQTLDDKRVNEDAFGGDAWGVGTAANVAGGFDDSRADGFGADDGADDPFLSMKAPPAPESTPFGRSHSRDSEDGREFSVVIRPKEGHESNFSVLALAPPPKSPQTASMYSGDSSPRVNPFDKSDDGDPIPVSMPDRSQLERSDSQETPPTPLFDEDVSQPLEDYPRVIYHGDGWEMQLRQPNKKKITGQRFWKKVFIRLVYQGDSPVLQLLNAATDKESFQELPLQGCYSVSEIGAQQYDNFGKIFTVKLQYIFYKERPGVRPGQVTKAERLTNKLSQFAAYAIQGDYQGVKELGSDLKKLGLPVEHAPQVSQLFKLGSMNYEDMKQFSVCIEEALFKMSVHRDRALTYKTEEVQVTAVDELYVEQDAEGHVLKQIARVRLFFLAFLTGMPDIELGVNDLWRQGKEVVGRHDIIPVVTEEWIRLEGVEFHSCVQQDEYERSRTIKFKPPDACYIELMRFRIRPPKNRELPLQLKAVWCVTGNKVELRADVLVPGFASRKLGQIPCEDVSIRFPIPECWIYLFRVEKHFRYGSVKSAHRRTGKIKGIERILGAVDTLQESLIEVTSGQAKYEHHHRAIVWRCPRLPKEGQGAYTTHQLVCRMALTSFDQIPEQLAPYAYVEFTMPATQASHTTVRSVSVQNSESDEPPEKYVRYLARHEYRVGIEHTTGETLNPYLAATTVSKQPIQEEQPMATTPIAPSDSDSDSN, encoded by the exons ATGGCAAATCCCTTCCTGATGAACGATGACCCAATGTCGGGGAATGAACCGACACCGAACCCGTTTCTTTTCGACGATGACGAGGGTGCAGCCGAGAAGCAGGACAATCCGTTTCTACCGCAAGCTGGCAATCCATTTGCAGATTTTGATGCGGCAGGCAGTGAGGACGTGCCGATGATGATAGCACCGGCAGCTGTTTCCACCGTGAACTTTTTTGGTGAAGAAAGTGGCAATAATACCGCCGAAGGCTCTTATCCGGAGTTGTTTGCTAGCGGCCATGCCATGACAGGTGCTGCCGTCCCGGTGAATCCTGCCGAATCCACCACAGCTAATGGTAACACTAACTTTTTCCATACAACAATCAACGAGGAGGACGACCTTATTTTACCAAAGCCAACGCATCTCCACTTGGGCGCAAACACGACCGCGGCGTTGATGGACGACACGTCCCTTGGGGATAGTGACTTGCTGAAGAAGACAGAAAAACCGCACAAACCGCCACCACCGCGTCCTATTCCACCATCGCAAGCCACCCAACAGCTGATTAACTCTCTCGCGGATCAGTTGGATCAGACCAGCACAAATCTGTTACAAAAGATACCAGTCACGCGCACTCCCAGCCCTGTATCGATGCGTGATCTGCATTCCCCCAGTCCAACGCCATTTGATTATGGCGATTTGATGGACTCCAATGTTGCTCCTAGCGACGTTGGTGAACTGTCCGCTGATAATCCCTTCGCTAGCGTAGAACCAGCGGCGGTTCCACCTAATATGGATGCACCCTTCGCATCGTCGAAACCGGAGATGCCGAAACCACCAAGGCCgcgtccaccaccaccccgaCCAGTTCCGCCGAGAAGTTCTTTGGCATCCTCGCCCATCAGCAACAGTACTGGACCCATTCCCGCTGCAGAACCTGTCATACCACAAACTGCTACCCAGCCGCAGGAGGCAGATTTGTTCGACTTATTCGGGTCCGGCACGACCACGAAGAAGGCTACTCCACCAAAACCACCGGCcccgaaaacaaaagaagataTCCTCTCCTTGTTCGCCCAGCCAGCGCAACCAACTACAGCCGCTACTTCTCTTCAGTCTAAAAAACCGGACCTACTGAGTGATGATCTGGACGATTTCCTAGGGGGGATGCCGTCTGGCGGTACTGGGCCTGAATCGGCATTCGTGCCCAATCTGGCTAAAAATATGGCAACTGTTGTGAATCAGCCAATGGACTCGGCGGCCCCAACAGCCCAACCTCCAGCTTCGATTGTGCAAACTCAAATGGATGCACCCGAGCCTTTAGCGTCAGAAGAACATGCTCTTACCATGGACTCCTTGAGTGAGACATCGAACAAAGGCGGTGCATTGCTCGATAACTTTATGGAGCCCTCCCCGGAAATCGTATTCGAGGTGGCATCAGCTTCTGATCCAATCGAGGGAGGGAAGTCGGAAGTTTCTTCCGAGTATAGTCCGACCGGATCCAACATTACGTCTGGTAACATGCCTAGTTCTGTCTCCGGTAGTATCGTCAACATTCCCACACACGACCACAGTAGCCTACCTGATAGTGAAATGCGCAACATAACTATGATCGAAGAAGGTGTTGATATACCAATCGAAACATCCGACTCCAGCTATCATGAGCACAATCAACCAGAGGCTGCCCAGAGCATGCTATTTGAAGACCAACTCTCGACAACATTCCAGAACGCTGATGCAATCGAGCCTCCCATGGCGATTGCAAACGGAATATCGCAGGTCAATCCCTTTGCGGAGCCTGAGGAGATAAATTTAGTTTATGACACCCAAAGCACTACTGAACCGGTTGATAAAGGGTTAGAATATGCAAATAAACTGTTCGGTGCCACCAACATGGTAAACAACAATCATCCTCAAATCGAGATGAATACTACAGAGGCAAGCGAACCCGATGCTTTCGACTCGTTCGCGGTTAAGTTTGAGGGTAAGCAGGCAGGACGAATGGGCCAGGTGGCGAGTGACGATCGATCGAATAACATTCTGCTGGAAATGGATCAAACTCTTGATGACAAACGAGTGAATGAAGACGCTTTCGGTGGTGATGCTTGGGGTGTTGGTACGGCGGCCAATGTAGCAGGAGGTTTTGATGACTCGAGAGCAGATGGATTCGGTGCCGACGACGGTGCTGATGATCCTTTCCTTAGCATGAAGGCACCTCCAGCGCCTGAG AGCACACCGTTCGGACGATCACACTCGCGTGATTCAGAAGATGGCAGAGAGTTCAGCGTTGTCATTCGACCAAAAGAAGGCCACGAATCCAACTTCTCCGTACTTGCACTAGCACCGCCACCTAAAAGCCCTCAAACAGCATCCATGTACTCGGGTGATTCCTCGCCGCGTGTTAATCCGTTCGATAAGAGCGATGACGGTGATCCTATCCCTGTCAGCATGCCAGACC GTAGCCAACTGGAACGAAGCGACTCTCAGGAGACTCCACCAACGCCGCTGTTCGACGAGGACGTCTCGCAACCGCTGGAAGATTATCCGCGCGTGATATACCACGGAGATGGCTGGGAGATGCAGCTACGCCAGCctaacaagaaaaaaattaccGGTCAGCGGTTCTGGAAAAAGGTCTTCATACGTTTAGTTTATCAAGGGGACAGCCCGGTGTTGCAGCTGTTGAACGCCGCCACCGACAAGGAGTCTTTTCAGGAGCTGCCGTTGCAAGGCTGCTACTCGGTGTCGGAAATCGGTGCGCAGCAGTATGACAACTTTGGTAAGATATTCACGGTGAAGTTGCAGTACATCTTCTACAAGGAACGCCCGGGTGTGCGGCCTGGCCAGGTTACAAAAGCGGAGCGTCTGACCAACAAGCTTAGCCAATTCGCTGCTTACGCGATTCAAGGCGACTATCAGGGGGTGAAGGAGCTTGGCAGTGACTTGAAAAAGCTTGGGTTGCCGGTAGAGCACGCACCACAAGTGTCCCAGCTGTTCAAGCTCGGCTCGATGAACTACGAAGATATGAAGCAGTTTTCTGTATGCATCGAGGAAGCCTTGTTCAAGATGAGTGTGCACCGTGACCGTGCGCTGACGTACAAGACTGAGGAGGTGCAGGTGACAGCAGTGGATGAACTATACGTCGAACAGGATGCTGAGGGCCACGTACTGAAACAGATAGCTCGAGTACGGCTCTTCTTCCTGGCCTTCTTAACAG GCATGCCCGATATAGAGCTCGGCGTGAACGACTTGTGGCGCCAGGGAAAGGAAGTCGTTGGAAGACATGACATCATTCCGGTGGTGACGGAGGAGTGGATTCGTCTCGAAGGTGTAGAGTTTCACAGCTGCGTACAGCAGGATGAGTATGAGCGCAGCCGAACCATCAAGTTCAAACCGCCGGATGCGTGCTACATCGAGCTGATGCGTTTTCGCATAAGACCGCCAAAAAATCGGGAACTTCCGTTGCAGCTGAAGGCCGTGTGGTGCGTTACGGGAAACAAGGTTGAGCTTCGGGCCGACGTGCTGGTACCAGGCTTCGCCTCGCGCAAGCTTGGTCAAATTCCATGCGAAGATGTCTCCATACGGTTTCCGATACCCGAATGCTGGATTTATCTGTTTCGTGTAGAGAAACATTTCAG ATATGGCTCGGTCAAGTCAGCACACAGGCGCACCGGCAAGATAAAGGGCATAGAGAGAATCCTGGGAGCGGTTGACACACTGCAGGAGTCGCTGATTGAGGTTACATCCGGACAGGCAAAGTACGAGCACCACCACCGAGCCATCGTCTGGCGCTGTCCGCGACTTCCTAAAGAAGGGCAGGGTGCTTACACGACGCATCAACTCGTCTGCCGGATGGCCCTGACCAGCTTTGACCAAATTCCCGAACAGCTGGCACCGTATGCTTACGTGGAGTTTACCATGCCCGCGACACAGGCCTCTCACACTACGGTACGTTCAGTGAGTGTGCAGAACTCCGAAAGTGATGAGCCACCGGAGAAATATGTTCGTTATCTTGCCCGGCACGAATATCG CGTTGGTATCGAGCATACTACCGGCGAAACGTTAAATCCGTACCTGGCTGCAACGACTGTATCAAAGCAACCGATCCAAGAGGAGCAACCAATGGCAACGACACCTATAGCACCGAGCGATTCGGACTCCGATTCCAACTGA
- the LOC131290916 gene encoding disks large 1 tumor suppressor protein, protein MPVKKQEAHRALELLEDYHSRLSTPQDHALRSAIERVIRIFKSRLFQALLDIQEFYELTLLDDSKTVHQKTIETLLIASKWEHDNVVKSNETNRIQQQEQPQQKQQQPQQQTHRQSQHLPEVEKQPFIELPSSELSTSKTAVSSSDDTKHLNGNSPWEYDEISLVRGTTGLGFSIAGGTDNPHINLDASIYITKVIPGGAAHADGRLQVNDCIVAVNEVRVVNVTHGQAVDALKKAGDQVTLHIRRKKPPVQAPKLEEIELLKGNKGLGFSIAGGIGNQHIPGDNGIYVTKIMEGGAAHIDGRLAVGDKLIAVLTPTAGERNLENVVHEEAVATLKAITNRATLVVQKTNILQALANSISNLNSLSTNAMNKVGVSMVDHGLAGDVGNGTGESRAEGDAEFSTTRSHSPVFVLENTSSRYASSNVLETGMPIGTPKAVSSEDITRLPRTIVIRKGASGLGFNIVGGEDGQGIYVSYVLAGGAADLGGELKRGDQLLSVNGTSLTDASHEDAAQALKNAGGTVTLEVQYRPEDYNRFEQRIQELKQAVATGTGTLLRTSQKRTLYVRALFDYDPNKDDGLPTRGLQFRHGDILHVTNASDDEWWQARRVIGDDEEESIGIVPSKRRWERKQRARDRSVKFQGHACPNNNNLEKVPSDEEVATLDRKKKNFSFSRRFPFMKSKDEKNEDGSDQEPFMLCYTQEDANAEAEESILSYESVHRLQISYTRPVIILGPLKDRINDDLISEYPNKFGSCVPHTTRPKRDYEVDGRDYHFIASREQMERDIQNHLFIEAGQYNDNLYGTSVASVREVAEKGKHCILDVSGNAIKRLQVAQLYPISIFIKPMSIESIMEMNRRMTEEQAKKTYERTLKMEHEFGEYFTAIVQGETTEEIYGKVKNVIWSQGGPTIWVPTKESL, encoded by the exons ATGCCGGTAAAAAAACAAG AGGCACATCGAGCGCTCGAATTGCTAGAAGACTATCATTCCCGTCTATCAACACCACAGGACCATGCACTGCGCAGTGCAATCGAACGAGTCATTCGTATATTCAAATCGCGCCTCTTTCAAGCCCTTCTTG ATATCCAAGAGTTTTACGAGCTCACCCTTCTCGACGATTCGAAAACAGTGCATCAAAAGACGATAGAAACGTTACTGATTGCCAGTAAATGGGAGCATGATAATGTAGTAAAATCGAATGAG ACAAATCGTATCCAACAACAAGAACAGCCGCAGCAAAAACAACAGCAGCCACAGCAACAAACTCATCGACAATCGCAACACCTACCAGAAGTAGAAAAACAACCTTTCATCGAACTGCCTTCGTCAGAATTATCGACATCCAAA ACCGCTGTGTCTAGCTCGGATGATACGAAGCAT CTGAACGGAAATTCTCCGTGGGAATACGATGAAATATCCCTAGTTCGTGGTACGACTGGACTCGGCTTCTCGATCGCTGGAGGCACGGATAACCCGCATATAAATCTCGATGCGTCGATTTACATAACTAAGGTTATTCCTGGCGGAGCCGCACACGCCGACGGCAGATTGCAGGTGAATGATTGTATCGTGGCGGTAAATGAGGTACGGGTGGTCAATGTAACTCACGGCCAAGCGGTAGATGCTCTCAAGAAGGCAGGCGATCAAGTTACACTG CACATCCGGCGCAAAAAACCGCCTGTCCAAGCGCCAAAGCTGGAAGAGATTGAACTCTTGAAAGGCAACAAAGGGCTTGGATTCTCGATTGCTGGAGGAATTGGTAACCAGCACATTCCCGGCGATAATGGCATCTACGTCACCAAGATCATGGAGGGTGGTGCGGCCCACATAGACGGACGGTTGGCTGTCGGCGACAAGCTCATCGCGGTGCTGACGCCAACAGCCGGAGAGCGTAATCTGGAGAACGTCGTGCATGAGGAAGCTGTAGCCACGCTCAAAGCTATAACGAACCGTGCCACGCTGGTGgtgcagaaaacaaacatcctgCAGGCGTTGGCAAACTCTATCAGCAACTTGAACTCGCTGTCCACGAACGCCATGAACAAGGTTGGTGTCAGCATGGTCGACCACGGTTTGGCAGGTGACGTAGGAAACGGTACAGGCGAGAGTCGCGCTGAAGGTGATGCCGAGTTCTCTACCACACGGTCCCATTCACCGGTATTTGTGCTGGAAAATACCTCATCTCGCTACGCATCTTCTAACGTGCTGGAGACGGGTATGCCAATAGGAACACCAAAAGCCGTGAGCAGCGAAGATATAACTCG CTTGCCACGCACTATTGTTATTCGTAAAGGAGCCAGCGGCCTTGGCTTTAATATTGTTGGAGGTGAAGACGGTCAG gGAATTTACGTATCGTACGTATTGGCTGGAGGTGCGGCTGATTTGGGCGGCGAGCTCAAACGAGGCGATCAGCTGCTGAGCGTTAATGGCACCAGCTTGACCGATGCATCGCATGAAGATGCAGCTCAGGCACTTAAG AATGCAGGAGGTACGGTCACACTGGAGGTGCAATACCGACCGGAAGATTATAATCGTTTCGAGCAGCGTATTCAAGAACTGAAACAAGCTGTCGCTACAGGAACTGGGACACTTTTGAGAACTTCTCAAAAGCGCACACTTTACGTCAG AGCGCTTTTCGATTACGATCCTAATAAGGATGACGGTCTCCCAACGCGAGGCCTTCAGTTTCGGCATGGTGACATCCTGCACGTAACGAATGCCTCGGATGATGAATGGTGGCAGGCCCGGCGCGTTATCGGCGATGACGAGGAGGAGAGCATCGGCATCGTACCGTCGAAACGACGATGGGAGCGAAAACAGCGTGCGCGCGATCGCAGCGTTAAGTTCCAAGGCCACGCATGCCCGAATAATAACAACCTGGAAAAGGTACCATCAGACGAGGAG GTTGCCACACTTGAtcgcaagaagaaaaacttttccttttctagAAGGTTTCCtttcatgaaaagtaaagATGAGAAAAATGAGGATGGTTCTGATCAGGAGC caTTCATGCTTTGCTATACACAAGAGGACGCCAATGCAGAAG CGGAGGAAAGTATTCTTTCGTATGAGTCGGTGCATCGGCTGCAGATAAGTTATACACGACCAGTCATCATTCTGGGACCACTGAAGGATCGTATAAACGATGATCTGATCTCGGAGTACCCGAACAAGTTTGGTTCATGTGTTCCAC ATACTACAAGACCCAAGCGCGATTACGAAGTAGACGGTCGTGACTATCATTTTATAGCATCACGAGAGCAGATGGAGCGGGACATTCAGAACCATCTTTTCATCGAGGCAGGACAATACAATGACAACTTGTACGGCACCTCGGTGGCATCAGTGCGTGAGGTTGCTGAGAAGGGCAAACACTGCATACTGGACGTGTCCGGTAACGCGATCAAACGGCTTCAGGTGGCACAACTCTATCcgatttccattttcatcaaGCCAATGTCGATTGAGTCCATCAT GGAAATGAACAGGCGCATGACTGAGGAACAGGCGAAAAAGACCTATGAACGAACATTGAAAATGGAACATGAGTTTGGTGAATATTTCACCG CAATCGTACAAGGTGAAACAACCGAAGAGATCTATGGCAAGGTTAAAAACGTCATCTGGTCTCAGGGTGGGCCGACAATCTGGGTACCAACGAAGGAATCTCTATGA